The sequence GCAGGATTATCGAGGAGAACATCCTGAAACATTGCGGCGACAAATTGATCAAGCCAGATTCCTTCACCTTGTGGCTCGCTTCGCAGGCGGGCCAGAGCAGTCTCGGCGCCAGCACAACGTTGGACGATGCGCTCAACAAAGCGATCAACAGCCATCATTACAAGCAGATCAAATTGTTGACGTTGGTATAGTTCCATAGGTCTGGTAAACGGTTTCCTCGTCTCTGCTACCACCCAGGGCAGGTATATTCACAGCATTCGATGATCTACGCGCTAGTTCACTCGCGAATGTGCCGCACGCAATCCAAGCAGTGAACTCAATCTTTCGCGTTGTTCACCACTGCTTCGTGATGATCGATATTTGCCAGCAATTCATGGATCGTTGCCACAGCGGATTCATCACCGATCTGTGTAAAAAGAGTGGCAGCCTGGTTCAGACGTGCCCGGGCTTCGGCGAAGATGCCAAGGTGAGCGAGCGCATTACCCAGGTTTGCCAGCAACCGGGCATAGCCCGCCGGATCGGCTACCGGGTCACGTCGTTGTAATAGGTCTTCGTAGATGGAAACCGCTTCCAGCAGATGATCGGCGGGGCGGGCCGAGTGCACATACTGCAGGGCATTCGCCAGATTCATGCGCACACTCATCCATTCCTGCGGATGCTGGTGTGGATCGTACACGCTCAGCGCTGCCCGCAATGCCTGTACGGCAATCGCACCGCGCAGACGATCACCGGCCTCGGTCATCGGCATTGCCAGGTATGCCAGAGCCAGATTGTTCTGCAGAAACGCAAATTCCAGCGGATGGGTCTCGCGCTGGAAGAAACGCAACGCCTCTTGATAGCAGCGCACGACGGCCTGGAGCAAACTCCGTTGACCATTGGCGCGCTCTTGTAAAATCTGGCCCAACTGCATCGCGGCACGGGCACGTATTTCAACAAGACCATTGGTAGGAATGAGATCAAGTGCTTTTTGCAACCACGCTGTGATCGTCGTCAATTCACCACCGGTTTGGATGGCCAGCTCGGCCCGGTTAACATATATCTGACCGGCCAGCGGCGGTGAAACGGGCAGAGCCGCAGTGATGGCTTCCGCAAAGTAATGATCCGCAGCCGACAGATCATCGCGTTCGATAGCAGCAGCGGCGTATGTGATCAAGCCAAGGGCTCGGATTTCACCGGTTGCCGCAGTAAGCGACGGCAACTCATGACGATGGCCCATTGTAAAGGCGGCAATCTCATACAAACAGGCCAACTCCTCATCGAGCAACACATGCAGTATCAGATCAGCATCGGCTGAGCCGGTCAGGACATACCGATTGTATGCCGCAATCGGTTGCGGGAAAGGTGGCAAGGCTGCCAGGGCCGCCGAGAGATTGCCAGCCAGGGCGTGAGCGTAAAACTGCCACGCAGTTGGCCACTCGGTTGGGGTTGCACCACGCAACAGAGCAGCTAGCGCAGTTGCTGCGCAGGGTTCGTTGGTCGGCGGCAATACGAGATAACCGGCCGGTAGGGCAAAAATTCCGAGCGGTTGCGGACGAATTGTCAGATAGCTCATGCCATTTCCTCTGCAACTGGCTGTAGCGTCATACATAGAACGCCATTGGTTGCATCCCACACTGCCCGGCGCCAACCGGGCTGCGTATCGGGTGGTAATGCTTCCCAAATCAAGACACTCCGATCACCACGTGCATTACGTTGCTTGAGCAGTAAACCTCCGGCTGCTGGACCACGGAGTGGAACCAGCCAAACCTCATCTCCACGCGGTAACACGACCAGGAGATCGGTCGGAAAATAGCGTTGGGCCAGTGACGCCGGCAGATGAAGATAGCCCTGCGCAGTCAGTTCAAGCAGCCACGTCTCCATGATGATCACTACTGCTATCAAACACCCTAGCGTAGCCCGGATACGGTTGCCATGGGTTATGGTGAAGATGGTGGGCCAAGTCCTCCATACGAGCCGCGACCGGAGGGCTAAGCGGGGCGCCAATAGTGAAGTCGGCTCCCTCTATCAGATACACCTGTACTGAACGTGGGTACTCATCTTTGAGCAGCCAGCGCCCAAACGCCAGTGCGTGATCCCAACGAAACGCATGCAGGTTGATCCCGGTGAGCGGTGGCAATTGTTCGACGATCGAACCAGGTACAGAGTAAATCGTTCCGGCTTCAGCACCGGTGCGAGCGGCATCAACCAGGATCACCATCTCCACCCCTCGCATCCGAAAGGCAACATCCATCCCGCTGGTGCCGGCATCGGCGACGCCAACATCGGGCGGTAAGCCCAGTTCAAGCAATCGCCGCACCAGCACCGGCCCAACGGCATCGTCGCCGCGCAGTAAGTTCCCACAACCGATAATGAGCAACTGTTCAGACATACGCTGTCTATTTCCAGCTAAAGGCAAGCAAAACACATTTCGTCTGCACCGATGATCCCATCAGACACCGGTGCAGACATCCTTGCGCGCTTGCCCCTGCTACGCGCCTTCCCCAATGCGGAACTGTGCTAACGCCTTGCCGGTCTTTTCGTCGTAGGCGTGTACGGTGCAGACCAGACAGGAGTCATAGCTCCGTGCCACATGACCGAGTTCAACCGGATCACTTGGATCGGTAATCGGTGTGCCAATAAACGCCTGCTCCATCGGCCCATTGACCTCGCGGCCATCACGTGGCCCGATATTCCAGGCCGTCGGCGTTACCACCTGATAGTTTTCGATCTTGCCGTCTTTGAGCACGATCCAGTCCGAGAGGCTCCCACGGGCAGCCTCTGTTGAACCGAAACCACGTCCTTCGGGAAGCTCTTTCGGTTTGATGTAAAACTTCTCGTGCAGATTGATCTGATCAAGCCACTTGCGAACCAGTTTGTAGTATTTGGGTGCTTCGTGCATTCGAGCCATTACCCGCACCAACACACTTGGGCCGACAGTGGTTACTGCATCGAGGAACAGCGGATCGTAGTCCTGCCAGTCGGCAGCCCCCGGACGACCGGCAATCACCTGACGGGCCAGCGGACCAGCCTCTACCGGATGACTGCCAACGCCAGGGATCAGGTAGCGCGGCGCCTTTGCCCACGAATACTTACCCTGACGATGCCCCACAGCCGGATCGATGGGTTCGGTTCGACCTTCAAACGGATGGAGAGCGTGGCTACCCTCATAGAAGGAATGGGTCACATCTTCACGCACATTGGCCTGGTCGAAATCGTAGAACTGACCATTAACATAGACCCCCGACCGGGCGATGAGGGCCGCATTACGCCCTTCAATGGTCGGA comes from Chloroflexus sp. Y-396-1 and encodes:
- a CDS encoding hydrogenase maturation protease, encoding MSEQLLIIGCGNLLRGDDAVGPVLVRRLLELGLPPDVGVADAGTSGMDVAFRMRGVEMVILVDAARTGAEAGTIYSVPGSIVEQLPPLTGINLHAFRWDHALAFGRWLLKDEYPRSVQVYLIEGADFTIGAPLSPPVAARMEDLAHHLHHNPWQPYPGYARVFDSSSDHHGDVAA